TAGTTTTTCAGTCTCACAGCTGTTATTGCAGTAATTTGATTCCCCATAGAATCTGTATCTATTTTCACTAGCTTCATTGCATTGTGCTTTTCCAGTTTGTTAACATTAGAAGAGAATGCACCATAAATTGCATCAGCCAAATATGCTACATTTTCATTTGACCACTGTGATACCACAAAAGCGGGACTATGAACAGCAGACCTTGGGACTAATGTCCACTGAAAGTTCTCGTCTATATCTAATTGAACCAAAACCACGATATTTCCTGAACACAAATAAGTTTGCTCCTCTTGGTCAaacaatgaaattgaatttagtTTAACATCGGGTGACAAGTCTATCCCCAATATAGCTCCACGATTTAAGCAAACTATTCTCGACTCTTCAATACCAAATACATACAATGGAAATTCTGTCAGCAGAGTCAAACACACAAACAAACCATCCTTGTGGGCTTTCTCATTCTGCCAATCTTGTATCAAGcaaatatcaacaacttgGACACCCAGGGgttcatcaaattcaaagatggataaattttcaaaagagTCAGTGTTAACCAAATGGAGCTGAGTATTGATGGAATCCTTTGAACAGTCGAGAACAACACCAACTAAAAATTTCGATAATGGAACAGGTAGGCATTTAAGATATAGTTTATTTGAGAATAAGCTTTGATGACTGACAACTTGCAGTGGCAATACAATTCTCACTTTATCTATGCGGCCATTCTGATATCCAATTAAAACTTCCTCTTCGGTCGCAAAGCATACATCGGCAAGGGGAAGCTTTGGGACGTGTATGTactttttgaaaaaaaacccCAGCAATTCGTCTTTTTTCAAGGCCACCAAAtgtttaaaattaaaaacaagCACATTATTCTTGTATTTCCGCAAAAAACATGGGACATCACTCACATATTGTTCGGTAAAATTAACGTTGTCAACCCTTTTCTCTGTTAAATGGATAAGTAACTGATGTAAGCTTCCGTTATTGGTCAGCATAAAAGCTATTATGTCATTTTCACCTGATTGTACTACGGCAGAATCTAATACAAAAGTCTGATCTTTCATTTCGCCAGAATAGATTAATTTGGCTTTTTTGTTAACAACTTTCCAAATACGATAATCTCCACTCCAATCAGTTGCTAAAATCAAAAGTGCGCCATTGCCAACATGAATTGCATCGATACTTGTAATTTCTTTGAGTTTTTCACTTTCAAAGGCGAATTCGTAGTTTTTCAGTTGTACATGAATGCTCTTGGTATCAGAAACAGCAACCACGGTACTAATTTCAGGCACAACACTGGAATAAATAAAGGATTCATTCACCATAGTTTTCCCATTGACAAGCAAAGACAGACGAGTAACACAACACTGGAAACCTGGGTCCTTATAATAATCCAACACATTCAGTTCTATCTTCAAGTGAGTGATTTTGGGCATCAAGTTGTGGGTTTCTAGTGCCACACTATCGCCATCGATATTATAAACCATGACTGTTGAGTTCACTATTCGTAACCTTTCGATTTGCATATCTATGGTTTTCGTCTCAAGAAGTTCTGGTGTGTGCTGGACTGCTCCATATTTCCTTAATTCACTGCCCTCCCAGCTCCCTTGACACGTATACAACTCCTCAACTCCCTGTCCACACCCGTCTTTGATATCTAGCACTGGTGGACTACTTTCGATATATGCTCTAATATGAATATGTGGCTTCTCGGGTAACACCAGAAACAATACGGATCTTGAGAACTGTGAACTTTGGAAAAACAAATCTCCAGCTATATGACTTAGACCATTATAATAAGGAATAGTAACTTCTCCAAGGCTAACCATAGTcatttgattgataataattgtaGTTTTAGAGGATATTTCCATATCAGTAAACAACAAGTAACTTCTACCAGACTCTGCAATGATTAAAAACCTAGACTTGtcaatgatttcaaatgaaaCATAATTTTCTTCACTGATGCCATTCCCCGGTTTGGTCAATTCCTTGATGCAATGAAGTTTAACGTGTGATTGGATAATAGCTATATCATTTATCTCACTTGACGTGCTCATGTACTGAATTTGATCATCAGGAAAGTAAAATATACTAAAAGTTGACAATACAATATAACCTCCAACCTGTATGGGGATTATTAAACAAAGGTACTCCTGTTCAAATTCTATTATAGGTTGTTTTGCATGTACCGGATCTATGCCTTTCACTGGCAAGCATCTtgtgaaaaaatttgaattcagATCTCGATACAGAATTGCCATAGTGTTCGTTGGCTTTTCCAAGATTGCAATCTGCTTAACATTAATCCTTCCAACTGAAATCGATTCAAGCGACCACCATTTACCAAGATCGCTACGCCTATTTTTCCGACGTGTCAGCGAAACACTGTTATTAGGAGTCTTTCCCAATATATCATCGACAGACAGAATACTATTGAAATGGAAGACGTGAACGACTTCACAGAATATATGAAATGCAATGAACCTAGTGTTTGCTGCTGGATCAGCCACCATATAAACAGGTGAATCGATAATTTTACTTTGCCCGGTACTTGATAGTTTAGCTAAAATCTTTATAGTAGTGCAAAATTCGTTATCAATAAATAGTATTCCAATTTGAGACTGATCATCCAAATAAACCACTGCTTCTTGGCCATCaatctttatttttgtaattgcTAATACTTTctcatcaaaatcaatactCTCCAAATATATTAACTCATTATATTCCACCTTGTATAAAATTAACTTTTGTCCAGAAGCTGTTAAGGCTACCACACATGCTGTGTAATTCAAGGGGTATATAACCACTGATTGACTCAAGGCATCTTGACCGGAAACTTTGGAAAGCACAAACATGCAGGTTCAATTTTTGCTGAGACTGATCA
The sequence above is a segment of the Candida albicans SC5314 chromosome 3, complete sequence genome. Coding sequences within it:
- a CDS encoding uncharacterized protein (Ortholog of C. dubliniensis CD36 : Cd36_84350, C. parapsilosis CDC317 : CPAR2_806070, Candida tenuis NRRL Y-1498 : CANTEDRAFT_133308 and Debaryomyces hansenii CBS767 : DEHA2F11682g), with the translated sequence MFVLSKVSGQDALSQSVVIYPLNYTACVVALTASGQKLILYKVEYNELIYLESIDFDEKVLAITKIKIDGQEAVVYLDDQSQIGILFIDNEFCTTIKILAKLSSTGQSKIIDSPVYMVADPAANTRFIAFHIFCEVVHVFHFNSISSVDDILGKTPNNSVSSTRRKNRRSDLGKWWSLESISVGRINVKQIAILEKPTNTMAISYRDSNSNFFTRCLPVKGIDPVHAKQPIIEFEQEYLCLIIPIQVGGYIVLSTFSIFYFPDDQIQYMSTSSEINDIAIIQSHVKLHCIKELTKPGNGISEENYVSFEIIDKSRFLIIAESGRSYLLFTDMEISSKTTIIINQMTMVSLGEVTIPYYNGLSHIAGDLFFQSSQFSRSVLFSVLPEKPHIHIRAYIESSPPVLDIKDGCGQGVEELYTCQGSWEGSELRKYGAVQHTPELLETKTIDMQIERLRIVNSTVMVYNIDGDSVALETHNLMPKITHLKIESNVLDYYKDPGFQCCVTRSSLLVNGKTMVNESFIYSSVVPEISTVVAVSDTKSIHVQSKNYEFAFESEKLKEITSIDAIHVGNGALLILATDWSGDYRIWKVVNKKAKLIYSGEMKDQTFVLDSAVVQSGENDIIAFMSTNNGSLHQLLIHLTEKRVDNVNFTEQYVSDVPCFLRKYKNNVLVFNFKHLVALKKDELSGFFFKKYIHVPKLPLADVCFATEEEVLIGYQNGRIDKVRIVLPSQVVSHQSLFSNKLYLKCLPVPLSKFLVGVVLDCSKDSINTQLHLVNTDSFENLSIFEFDEPSGVQVVDICLIQDWQNEKAHKDGLFVCLTSSTEFPLYVFGIEESRIVCLNRGAILGIDLSPDVKLNSISLFDQEEQTYLCSGNIVVLVQLDIDENFQWTLVPRSAVHSPAFVVSQWSNENVAYLADAIYGAFSSNVNKSEKHNAMKLVKIDTDSMGNQITAITAVRSKNYTYTIIGDALGNVNLIQTDSNDSSICRVHKFNIGDQINCIFALGRKKSWGAQICVVGTVSGGLFVLNNTDLNGCNDSLVEFAARNHLELLDCDGESVNNNEKSQCKEIVSDTVIARVLSHIIANSSEFSQTYSNLYSNRNLLQSVHFECNSL